The Nymphaea colorata isolate Beijing-Zhang1983 chromosome 11, ASM883128v2, whole genome shotgun sequence genome includes the window TCCCTCCTGATGCAATGCAGCTTACAAGAGAGCCTAAAAGCAGCCCATCTACCATTGACGGTGCGAGCCCACCACCTAGGGACGACATCAACAAAGGACTCATACACCAAAACTCAAAACGGAACCGAGTGCACCCTGTTCCAGCTCTACACCGAAGAAGAGAAAGTAGCAGTGGAGCATGATCAGACCAATGCTTCAGTCCTAGGACCAAGGATGACgagggaaaaacaaagaacaactCAGGCGAGAGGAAGACACGGTCCAACCTCTAGAGAATGAGAGGATTTCTATTGTTGGATAAAGTAAACTTCCCATTATTCAAAGGAACGTCGAAAATGTCGAACTCATCAACGAACGAGCGAAAGACAGACCAGAAGTGATAGGGGAAGAGGAGTCTGCAGGGCTATGAAGGCAATTAAAGTCTCCTGCCAAAAGCCACGGTAAACAAGCAAGCTCACGAGCATAATGAAGTTCAACCCACAACTAGTCATGTAAGGCCCCAATGTAAGGGCTACAAACCGCAGTAATTAAGACTGGCTAGAGACCATCTAAGATGACCGAAATAGAGAACTTACCAACATGCACAACCACCCATGCAGAGACTAAGCCAGCAAAATACGGCCAGCAACACCATTAACCGGAAGGTacccaaagagagagagataagcaCATTTCTACAATTGGACTGAACTAGGCttctttacacacacacacacaagagagagagaggtcgagAATCAGACGTGCACATTTCTACAATTGGACTGAACTAGAGTGAGTAGGTttcaccacacacacacacacacacgcaaacacgaaagagagagagatagagagagagaaacatgcACATTTCTACAATTGGACTGAACTAGGCTTCAGCATTAGATTGAAGTTGGATTAGGTAGTTGTTTCATCGCAGTCAAACAGAATATAATACTGGACTTATATTTTCTCCGGTACTTGGATTCCGAGGTGTTAGAACTTAGAATCATCATCCTCAAATTCTGTCACAGAAAATACTACAGCCCAACTTCAAATGCTTACATTTTGTTTGGACCTACATAGAACTCATGGGAGTAATTATATGCAGTCATGTGTATCGGATggctaaacattaaaaaactgtCACTAAAACACTGATCTGTGTATAAAAAGACCATAAACTGTTGCCATAATATAGACGGACGCTAATGCTCATCTGACAATAtgctaaatttaaatttaagatGGATATATGCATGATCTTAGCTCCACGAGTCTTCACCGAGATTATGGATAATCAAAGGCCCTTAAATTGAATAAAATGTGCAACTAAACTCACGGATTATTTGTCGGTGATTATGCAAGCTTCAGGCCATTGGCCTCACATCTGCTGGCCAAATTTGACAGAGACTTCCGTTAAGTAGCCTTCGATTAGATCGAAATTCGAGATCCAACCGTGGTTCTGTCAAATTGTAGATCTCAGATTTAAGCTCCCATTTATCTGCTAAACCTGTTGTTGTGGCTTTGAATATGCGAATTTTTGATTAAATGCTATTCCTTACATAGTTTATAACATTCTTCTATCTcgtttgaaaggaaaaaggttAGAAAGCAATTAGATAAGGCAAGATAATTTAAAGATGCGTTTTCATgagtaagtaaaaaaaaaattccacaaTTTAGTATTATTATCATTTGCTGGAATTATGTTTGAAAAAGTATATTTTGGCGAATAAGAATGACAATCAAAACGTGACTGCCAGCTAGGGATGGAGCCTATCACACGGCCATTTTGTTAACGGGATCATTTGGCCTTTGTCTTTTTTGTTATTAACGTTATTTTGGCACAATTTCCACTTTAAAGACTGCGACAACAATACGTTAAACAAGGCGTTATTTTCGAAAGGCGACGTTTGGCCATGGCGTCAAATGTCGCACGTGACTGGGCGAGCGAAGGCGAGGGAGCACGTGCGATGGTCTCCGCAGGGCGGCAACTATAAATAGGCCGCGTTCCCCGCTCGGCCGAGAGCAGGCGAGGGCGAGAGGGCGGGGGCGAAGGCGGGCGCCAAGTTGCCCGCTCTCCATTTGAAAAGATGGAAGGAAGCCCGGCGTCTCCCCCGCACGAGGGGGAGAGCTCGCCGCAGCCGCCCGTTGATCTAGGGCATCAAATCGACGATGATCTTCACGGGGTTGCCGCCGTTGATCGTTCGCCAGAGCTGCCTGACGATCACGAGGATGAGATAGGTGATGATTGCCATGGAGATGCGGGTGATCATTCTCTGGAGCTGCCCGGGGATCTCGAGCATCAGATCGATGATGAGTACCTTGGAGATGCCGGCGATCACCCGCCAGAGCCCGCCCCTCCCTCGTCCTCCGACCCGGTCCTCTCCGATGAGCTTAAAGCCAAAATCGTCAAGCAGGTCAGTGGATCTTGTCATAAACCTTTGAACCAACCCCCCTCTCTCAAACCAAATTCTGGTTTCATTCGAATATTCGTCCTTTTATTCCTTTCCAGTTGTGCGGTATCAGGAACTCAAATGCTTCACCTTCTCTGTCTTCCCTTTGGTTTGAATGTTTGATCAGCATCAAGAAAGgatatgtgatattttttccCGTAATTTTCGTTGATTTCCCCCTTTTTGTTTTGCCCGAATTCCATTGTGAAATTCGAGTAGCTTATATGCGGTTTGGTAGCTTCATTTACCTTTGCACGTGAAGACTTCGTTTAAAGGATGGAATGTGCAATATGGATAATGGTCTTTCTCTTAGATCTCAATGCGAAAGTTATGAAAGTTGGACAAGTTTAGCTGCTTGATGTCACTCTGGATGCAGTTAGTCCTGAAATGCAACATTTACCTGAACTAACTTAATTTAGGTGcttgcttttctttcatttgttcaTAGAGTTGTGCAAATGGAAGGCACCAAgtatctcattcgtattcatgtTGGACGTGTTTTGAGGTGTTTCTACTTTCTGCTGGTCAGGAGCATACTGGTTGAGCTTTTCGATGGggttgtttcactttttttagattttgaatcGTAATGCTGATAAGATGATGTTGCTCAGGTGGTTCGTCTAAATATATTGTCTCTTGAAATGTTGCCGAAAGATGAAGTCTTGGAAATTCAAGTAAATGGAGGTTTCTTCTTTAAGAAAAGCAAATGGCATACTTCATAGAACCGGTCTGGAAGTTTGTTCTTCCAGGCCCTACTTCCAAACGAAGAATCAAGTACATCAAGTTTAGAACCATTTATAAACAGTGTTTTTGAGCCGTTCGTATTTGCATGGGCAGAAATTGAATAACACTTATTTGATTTCCACCTGCACTAGGGTACCACTATCCCTACCTTCAAGGACCCGATTCATTGGTTTTGATGCAATCTTTTTGTTGGCTCCATCTACTCATTGAGTAAATTATGTGTCAATATACATTTTTTCCTCCAAGTTTTTGCACAATATTTGCATCCGTTaccctcctctctctttctctctctctctctctctctctatatatatatatatatatatatatatatatatatatatatatatatatatatatatatatatatatatatatatatatatatatatatatatatatatatatatatagaagccCTTGTTCTTTTTATCTTTAGAGAATGTGCTGGAATGAGTTCAAATTTCTTCCATAGGTTAGAGAATCTTCTATTTCATATTGCCAGACCATACTGCTGAAAAGCAGATACCCATGATCTAGGATCCTTGGATATCTTTGCGCCATGAGTTCAAATTTCATCCTTAACACCCGCTAAATTTGCATTCTGCTTCAGttgttcttttaaaaaattattctgTTTTGAATTCAGTGCCATTCCCACATTTTGCTAAGAGGCACATATCTAAGAACTTTTGATATCTTTGCACTAAATGCGGTTCCTTAGCCACCATCAAAAGCATTCTGCATTCCAGCATCTTTCACCAAAAAATCTGCCTTTTTTCATAGATGCCTCAATTCGTGGAAGATGACAAAGCAAATTCTTTGGTAACTTCTTTTCAACATTGTTGCATTAATTGAATTCCCCGATGCTGCAATGTATGTTTAGTTACTTCAGTGAGTAATCTATATTCTGCTGCAAGATAAAGATTGATTGTAGTGTTGGACAAAATCTGGAACTATATGAACTTTCAGTGATGGACATTGCTCATTTATTTCTCTAGTGCTGTTCATGCTTCCTTAGAAAAGAAGGATTTACCTTGCTCTATTCCATTACATCATCCACTTTCGTTGAGAATGCCATTAACTTGAACTGCTTTATCACAATACAAACTTAATTGTCATAGTCCTCTAGCATATCTTTCTTTGGCACACAAGAAGTACAGACTGAACTAACAGCTGTATAGGCTGGCCTGATTGACTTAACATGTTGGATGTTGCAGGTTTCATTTTGGTCTAGCTGTACAAAGCCGTGCTTGATAAATACTTAAAACTTAGTCATGTTCCTCATATTGTTTCTCTGAATCATTGTTCACTAGAAATTTGaattagtttcatttttaacttttttaagtttcttttactttttgcaGGTGGAGTACTACTTCAGCAATGAAAATCTGTTTAATGACAAGTTCTTGAAAAGGCTTATGAAGAAGGACAAGGAAGGGTTTGGTAAGACATTGAGCTCTGTTACTCTTTCGGAATATCTGATGTACTTATTGTCTCTTTATCGTATCAATAACCTTGATGGGTAATATATTGTGATATATGAGTTCTGCCAAACTGAAATTGATGTGAAGTTTTATCGACATTGACTTAGTTGAAATTGAGTTCTATGACAGTGGTTTCATTtacttttgttcttcttgttaaACTCCTCTCTTTTTTATAGTTCCAATTGCAGTTATTGCTTCTtttaggaaaatgaagaagctTACCCAAGATCTCACATTCATTGCAAGTGCGCTTAGTATATCATCCCAGCTTGTAagtatatcatttttttgtcaaaagataagatttttttttgggtatgtCATTTGATGATTTTGTTTGTTGCTTTCTTTGATAGACTGTGAGTTCAGATGGTAAGAAAGTGAAGAGGATGCAACCATATCCTGGCAATGACACTGAGAATGCATTGGTGAATATTTCATGGCTTTCTGAACTTGTTTCATGTCTgttctgtcatttttttttattccatctTACGACAAAATTTTCCTGTTTCATTGGTGGAAATTTTTAGTTGTGCACTGTCCTGGTGGACAACTTGCCAGAGGACCATTCAGTAGAAAACGTCCAGAGGATCTTTAGCAGTGTTGGAAAGTATGCTTCTTGTTGTATGTGCTTTTAAGTAGCATCAGCTATATGGCAAGTGTAATTAGTTTGTGTTTCCTTCAATTACAGTGTGAAGAATGTATCTATCCGTCAGCCTAACTCTACCTCACGAGCACCTGCAAAGAATACGAAGCAGGTGTTTGCAGTTCGTGGCAAGGTAATTTgatcttcttttgtttttatgatGGTGCTGTAAACTTGGTTTTTCAGTCAATCGCACTTCTAAAGGCACTGTTGGGGGgtcatatatttattttctttttttcttcgtttttctctttatgatATATGTAAGTCAGTCCAACTTGCTTATGATCAATCAACAAGAGAGTTTATGGATGGTGGTAGTATTGGCTATGGCATGGCGAAAGGGTTGGACTGGGTGTTTAGTAGCAATAAAATTTTTCCGCAACATCGTTGTGCTTTAGTGGAGGATAACATAATCTTTTCTGAGTTTTTTTGGCATTGCTTTTGTTCTAGTCAAATTGACTACATTTTGGATGCTTTGGAGCTTCACATATGTGTTGTCTTGGCAGTTGGCATGTTATGGTCAACTAGAAACTTTGGTATTGTACTTCAGATGGTGGCATGGAGCCCTGTGTCCTagtcatataaaaaattttcttactACTCCTATTAACGTGAGTACCATGACTGAACCTGCAGTGGCATGCATTTGTTGAATATGAAACAGTTGAGGCTGCAGAGAAAGCTGTAAGTACCTATTTAGTTTTAGGATCAATCTATTGTTAAAGGAAATCTATAGTTACCCTGGTCATGAAAATGAGTTGGTTGATGAGGGTTTCTACCGGTGATGTTCAGGTGCTAACTTTAAATGATGGTGGAAATTGGAGAACTGGGATGCATGTGCAGCTGCTCGTCCAGCGAACAgtaatgtgtttcacatttCTGCATATTttgcttcatcttcttttggatgattttgcATCGTTTGCTCTCTTTTTCAGGGGAAACATGGGCTTGCTTCAGCCGGGTGCCAGGCAACTTCTGTAGATAATGAGTACAGTATGACATTAGATAATGTTGGAGAGGTCCATGACTTGACAACTGATGACCACCATGATGAGAAGCCCGAAGCGGAGGCAAGTTCCTTATTCTGTCTCAACAAAATTGTTGTTTCTCATGTTCAAAGGACTTTTTTTTGAGGTTCAGCATGGGAACAAGTGGAAATGTTGTCATCTGGTTCCTTAATATAGTTGTAAAGCTGATTGCCAAACATTCTTGGACCAGTTGTTGACAATCTGACATCCTAACTTGGTATTTCAAAAGTCAtaa containing:
- the LOC116264475 gene encoding la-related protein 6A-like isoform X1 → MEGSPASPPHEGESSPQPPVDLGHQIDDDLHGVAAVDRSPELPDDHEDEIGDDCHGDAGDHSLELPGDLEHQIDDEYLGDAGDHPPEPAPPSSSDPVLSDELKAKIVKQVEYYFSNENLFNDKFLKRLMKKDKEGFVPIAVIASFRKMKKLTQDLTFIASALSISSQLTVSSDGKKVKRMQPYPGNDTENALLCTVLVDNLPEDHSVENVQRIFSSVGNVKNVSIRQPNSTSRAPAKNTKQVFAVRGKWHAFVEYETVEAAEKAVLTLNDGGNWRTGMHVQLLVQRTGKHGLASAGCQATSVDNEYSMTLDNVGEVHDLTTDDHHDEKPEAEVQEHPPNHRNGGRGHQGTRGRGRGQQYTHHVSGSRGTYVKKHELSASSVEAQNSLDAHDEKLEVGGEHLVNEKDEHKGPRRGRGRNQTLHYHSGRGYKGSSYGNDHHYTGDEQHLEPVKGHPETPEVEEHISGERGGWGGRWRGRGRGHGHHHFDAGQSHGTGSSASSSTCEATAKHHPYVPKMPDGTRGFTMGRGRPPSSNTPPS
- the LOC116264475 gene encoding la-related protein 6A-like isoform X4, whose amino-acid sequence is MEGSPASPPHEGESSPQPPVDLGHQIDDDLHGVAAVDRSPELPDDHEDEIGDDCHGDAGDHSLELPGDLEHQIDDEYLGDAGDHPPEPAPPSSSDPVLSDELKAKIVKQVEYYFSNENLFNDKFLKRLMKKDKEGFVPIAVIASFRKMKKLTQDLTFIASALSISSQLTVSSDGKKVKRMQPYPGNDTENALLCTVLVDNLPEDHSVENVQRIFSSVGNVKNVSIRQPNSTSRAPAKNTKQVFAVRGKWHAFVEYETVEAAEKAVLTLNDGGNWRTGMHVQLLVQRTGKHGLASAGCQATSVDNEYSMTLDNVGEVHDLTTDDHHDEKPEAEVQEHPPNHRNGGRGHQGTRGRVSGSRGTYVKKHELSASSVEAQNSLDAHDEKLEVGGEHLVNEKDEHKGPRRGRGRNQTLHYHSGRGYKGSSYGNDHHYTGDEQHLEPVKGHPETPEVEEHISGERGGWGGRWRGRGRGHGHHHFDAGQSHGTGSSASSSTCEATAKHHPYVPKMPDGTRGFTMGRGRPPSSNTPPS
- the LOC116264475 gene encoding la-related protein 6A-like isoform X2, giving the protein MEGSPASPPHEGESSPQPPVDLGHQIDDDLHGVAAVDRSPELPDDHEDEIGDDCHGDAGDHSLELPGDLEHQIDDEYLGDAGDHPPEPAPPSSSDPVLSDELKAKIVKQVEYYFSNENLFNDKFLKRLMKKDKEGFVPIAVIASFRKMKKLTQDLTFIASALSISSQLTVSSDGKKVKRMQPYPGNDTENALLCTVLVDNLPEDHSVENVQRIFSSVGNVKNVSIRQPNSTSRAPAKNTKQVFAVRGKWHAFVEYETVEAAEKAVLTLNDGGNWRTGMHVQLLVQRTGKHGLASAGCQATSVDNEYSMTLDNVGEVHDLTTDDHHDEKPEAEEHPPNHRNGGRGHQGTRGRGRGQQYTHHVSGSRGTYVKKHELSASSVEAQNSLDAHDEKLEVGGEHLVNEKDEHKGPRRGRGRNQTLHYHSGRGYKGSSYGNDHHYTGDEQHLEPVKGHPETPEVEEHISGERGGWGGRWRGRGRGHGHHHFDAGQSHGTGSSASSSTCEATAKHHPYVPKMPDGTRGFTMGRGRPPSSNTPPS
- the LOC116264475 gene encoding la-related protein 6A-like isoform X5, whose protein sequence is MEGSPASPPHEGESSPQPPVDLGHQIDDDLHGVAAVDRSPELPDDHEDEIGDDCHGDAGDHSLELPGDLEHQIDDEYLGDAGDHPPEPAPPSSSDPVLSDELKAKIVKQVEYYFSNENLFNDKFLKRLMKKDKEGFVPIAVIASFRKMKKLTQDLTFIASALSISSQLTVSSDGKKVKRMQPYPGNDTENALLCTVLVDNLPEDHSVENVQRIFSSVGNVKNVSIRQPNSTSRAPAKNTKQVFAVRGKWHAFVEYETVEAAEKAVLTLNDGGNWRTGMHVQLLVQRTGKHGLASAGCQATSVDNEYSMTLDNVGEVHDLTTDDHHDEKPEAEEHPPNHRNGGRGHQGTRGRVSGSRGTYVKKHELSASSVEAQNSLDAHDEKLEVGGEHLVNEKDEHKGPRRGRGRNQTLHYHSGRGYKGSSYGNDHHYTGDEQHLEPVKGHPETPEVEEHISGERGGWGGRWRGRGRGHGHHHFDAGQSHGTGSSASSSTCEATAKHHPYVPKMPDGTRGFTMGRGRPPSSNTPPS
- the LOC116264475 gene encoding la-related protein 6A-like isoform X3, whose product is MEGSPASPPHEGESSPQPPVDLGHQIDDDLHGVAAVDRSPELPDDHEDEIGDDCHGDAGDHSLELPGDLEHQIDDEYLGDAGDHPPEPAPPSSSDPVLSDELKAKIVKQVEYYFSNENLFNDKFLKRLMKKDKEGFVPIAVIASFRKMKKLTQDLTFIASALSISSQLTVSSDGKKVKRMQPYPGNDTENALLCTVLVDNLPEDHSVENVQRIFSSVGNVKNVSIRQPNSTSRAPAKNTKQVFAVRGKWHAFVEYETVEAAEKAVLTLNDGGNWRTGMHVQLLVQRTGKHGLASAGCQATSVDNEYSMTLDNVGEVHDLTTDDHHDEKPEAEVQEHPPNHRNGGRGHQGTRGRGRGQQYTHHVSGSRGTYVKKHELSASSVEAQNSLDAHDEKLEVGGEHLVNEKDEHKGPRRGRGRNQTLHYHSGRGYKGSSYGNDHHYTGDEQHLEPVKGHPETPEVEEHISGERGGWGGRWRGRGRGHGHHHFDAGQSHGSSASSSTCEATAKHHPYVPKMPDGTRGFTMGRGRPPSSNTPPS